A stretch of Bombina bombina isolate aBomBom1 chromosome 2, aBomBom1.pri, whole genome shotgun sequence DNA encodes these proteins:
- the SCRG1 gene encoding scrapie-responsive protein 1 produces MKTPHFAVLLIAVLEISATPTSRLSCYKKILRDRNCHNVPEGVDYVRSIDGNLQDHFWHGSGCEIVCYCNFNELLCCPKNVFFGPKISFVIPCNNPQ; encoded by the exons ATGAAGACTCCACATTTTGCTGTTTTATTGATTGCTGTTTTGGAAATAAGTGCAACTCCAACCAGCAGACTCTCCTGTTACAAGAAGATATTAAGAGATCGAAACTGTCATAACGTCCCTGAGGGAGTGGACTATGTTAGGTCAATTGATGGAAATCTACAAGATCACTTTTGGCATGGGAGTGGGTGCGAGATAGTCTGTTATTGCAACTTTAATGAGCTGCTCTGTTGTCCAAA AAATGTTTTCTTTGGACCAAAGATATCGTTTGTGATTCCTTGCAACAATCCTCAATAA